The DNA region TTCCGTTTTCCTACCAAATGAAGTAAGGCTCTTCTGCAAGAGTGATCTTTTTTATTGGTTTGAAGATGGTCGGAAAGTCCTTTGATTCTAGCAGTGAAAAGCGCTATTTGAGACTCTGTTTTTCCGGTGTTTTTATCAGAACCACCAAACTGTTTAAAGATGCCTGCTTTAGCCTCTTTAGTTAAGAAAGAACCCATTTTAATTGTATTAAAAGTTACCAAATGTGATCACTAAGATCAGTTTTAGCGCCGCAAATATAGGATAAATGTTTGAATTAGGGAAATAAATGTGGGAAAAGGGGGCTGGAGGGAGGGAAGGCTGTTAGGCTGTTAGACTGTTAGGCTGATGGACTGATGGACTGATGGACTGGAGGGCTGGAGGGCTGGAGGGCTTAGACTATTAGACTGCTAGATTATTGGACTGTTAGGGAGGAGGGTTTTTGGTATGTTGAGCATTTTAGACTGACTGACCCCTGACTACTAATTTCTGACTACTAATTTTGACTGACTGACCCCTGACTACTAATTTCTGACTACTAATTTTGACTGACTGACCCCTGACTACTAATTTCTGACTACTAATTTTGGTGGCTGTTGGATTAAATTATAGCATTGCTGATTAATAAAATTTGTACTTTTATTGATTGAATTAGGGAAATAAATGGGAAAATTCGCTGTTCTCAGTTGTTTATTTGTTCTTGTAGCATGCCATAAGGAACCTGTAAAAGATTGCTTTTCAGAAATTCCGGCATTGAGCATTTATGGTGAATGGAATGCTGAACTCATAAACAGTCAATCCACAAAAGGCACCTTGAGTTTTTCAGCTTTTAGGACCTTTACCAGTAATCCGGCTGATTTAATTATTCCGAATAAATTTTTGGTGCTTTTTTAAGCAGCCAGAAATTTAGCATTGATTCAGTAGGAATACGATTTAGTGGAATTTCAAGCGATCAGAAAAAACAAATTAACATTGACTATCTTTTTAGCAGTTATAAATGTGATTATATCGAATTAAAAAGTCTGGATCATGCAGATACTAAATTAATTCTCACCCGGTAAGTTGTTCGTTGTGCATGATTAACATCACTTAAGCTTTATTAAAAAATTTTATTTAAATTATACAAATCAACATGAAAAATCAATTCTTCCATTGGGCATTCTTTGTCTTATCTATTGCTATGCTGTCTGCTTGTTCAGATGATGATGATAATTGTACACCAACAGCAGTTCCCACAAATATTATTGGAACATGGAACATCCAGATTAAAGGTTTAGGATTTAGTGAATCGGGTTCTGGTACTTTCAATGCGGATGGTACATTTTCAACTGTTCCAGAGGATTTGCTTATTGATGGTGAATTAAATGGCAAAGCACTTCCAGTAAAAAAATATGTTGCTGATAGTACGAGTGTAACTTTTCGTGCGGTTGCAATTGATAATTCTGCATCTATTGGAAATACGGTTGATGTTAAATCCAATGCATGTAATAAAATAGTCTTTGATGTATTCGGTGGACTTGCAACAATGACTTTTTCCAGATAAGGATTGGTTTTAGAAAGTCCAAATTAATATTTGTTGCCACGAATGTTGGACGAAATAAAGAAAGGAGGTTTGCCACGAATGCACGAATGGAGCACGAATGGAGGACGAATTGAGGACGAATGAAGAAAGGAGGTTTGCCACGAATGCACGAATGGAAGACGAATGAAGAAAGGAGGATTGCCACGAATGCACGAATTGAGGACGAATGAAGAAAGGAGGTTTGCCACGAATGCACGAATGGAGCACGAATGAAGAAAGAGGGATTGCCACGAATGCACGAATGGAGCACGAATAGAATTTGAATTTTGTGTGTATCTACGAATTTATTCGTAGGTTTGTGGAAACTATTTAAATATGAAGCTTTTATCATGGTGTTTCTTGTTCTTGTTTGTCGGGCAACTAAATGCTCAGATCCCTTTAACTACCGTGCCGGATGGTGGTAATAAAAAGGCCAGCATTTCGGAATGGATTGGTCTTACTGAAGTCCGCATTGATTACAGTCGACCGGGTGTTAAAGGGCGTGAAGGAAAGATTTGGGGTGAATTGGTACATTATGGCCTGGGAGATTTAGGGTTTGGGAATACCAAATTAGCTCCTTGGCGGGCAGGTGCAAATGAAAATACCACCATCAGCTTTTCGAATGATGTAAAAATAAATGGCCAGGATTTATCAGCTGGTAAATACGGTTTTTTATTATTTATGATACTAGTTTCTGCACGCTCATTTTTCAAAAAATAACAGTTCGTGGGGTGCTTTTTACTATGACCCAAGCGAAGATGCCCTTCGCGTTAAAGTAAAACCGGTCAAACTGGACCAAAGTGTTGAATGGTTGCAGTATATTTTTAAGAATCAAACCAACACATCTGCTGTGGTTGCTTTGCAATGGGAAAAATTGGAAATTGCATTTACAGTAGAAGCAGATTACATTCGGGATCAATTGAATTCTTTTAGAAAAGAACTGCGCAGCGAGCGTGGATTTATTTGGCAGTCCTGGAATCAGGCAGCGCAATGGTGCGTTCAAAATAATACCAACCTGGATCAGGCATTGGTATGGGCTGATACCGCAACCAGTACTACATTCGGCGGACAAAATAGTTTTCAGGCCTGGACTACCAAATCACAAATTCTTCAAAAATTAAACAGAAGCGATGAAGCGTTTGCCACCATGCAAAAAATTCTACCCACCGCCGGTATTTTTGAAGTCCACCAATATGCTCGTCAATTAATCGGCCTGAAATTATATAAACAAGCATTGGATGTTTTTAAAATGAATTATGAAAAACATCCCAACACCTTTACAACCCTAGTGGGCATGACTCGTGGACTGTCAGCCAATGGAGCCTACGACAAAGCATTGACCTATGCAAGGCAAGCCCTGGAATTGGCACCGGATCCTGCTAATAAAATCAATGTGGAGGGAATGATTAAGAAGTTGATGGAAAGGAAGGATGTGAATTAAGGGAAATGCCGCAATTCTGCAATGGTGCAATTCTACAATGCTGAAATGTTGAAATGCTGAAATGCTGGAATGCTGGAATGCTGGAATGCTGGAATGCTGGAATGCTGGAATGCTGGAATGCAAAATGTTTTGATCTTATAATTACCTTTTGGCTTTTGATAGGTATCACCTTATAAGAAATCAGATAAGTTCTGCTATTGGATTGCTATTGAAAAGCAGATTTTGCAATTAGGATTGATTTTCTATATTTGTAGGGACACTAACCTTCTTTTATGAAAAGCGGCATGCTTTTGTTTTGCTTTGATGATCTATGTTTCAAAGCTCGAAGGGCAAATGGACTCAGCTACACAAGCATCCATTATAAAAAGTTTGTCTGAATTTCGTTCGGAATTACTCAAAGACACTCAAAGTGTAATTGCCTATGGCGTAGTTGTACATGAGAATGCAAAGTTAAATTGGGATAGCATC from Saprospiraceae bacterium includes:
- the rpsO gene encoding 30S ribosomal protein S15, producing the protein MGSFLTKEAKAGIFKQFGGSDKNTGKTESQIALFTARIKGLSDHLQTNKKDHSCRRALLHLVGKRKQLLNYLHSKDLARYKAILDQLGLRK